A DNA window from Ignavibacteriales bacterium contains the following coding sequences:
- the sucC gene encoding ADP-forming succinate--CoA ligase subunit beta yields the protein MKIHEYQGKEILKKFGVVVPQGGVAFSVEEAVKVAQSIGGNVWVVKAQIHAGGRGKGGGVKIAKSLDEVQQLASQILGMRLITHQTGPEGKIVKRLLIEQGISIAKELYVGITLDRAKSQNVVMASTEGGVEIEKVAAEMPEKILKETINPSIGFKDFQARKLSFGLGLSGDALKNAVKFLMSLYRAYEETDASLAEINPLVITTDGNVLALDAKMNFDDNALFRHPDILAMRDLDEEEPLEIEASKYNLNYIKLDGNVGCMVNGAGLAMATMDIIKLAGGEPANFLDVGGGANVETVSNGFKIILSDKNVKAVLINIFGGIVRCDRVANGVIEAAKQVNITLPVVVRLDGTNAEEAREILANSGLNFAVATSFEDAARKVTQAIQN from the coding sequence ATGAAAATACACGAATATCAAGGAAAAGAAATTTTAAAGAAATTTGGTGTGGTTGTTCCACAAGGTGGAGTTGCTTTCTCTGTGGAGGAGGCGGTGAAAGTCGCTCAAAGTATCGGCGGAAATGTGTGGGTAGTAAAAGCGCAAATCCATGCTGGCGGCCGTGGCAAAGGCGGTGGTGTGAAAATTGCAAAAAGTTTGGATGAGGTACAACAACTTGCTTCACAAATTCTTGGTATGAGATTGATTACTCATCAGACAGGACCGGAAGGGAAAATTGTAAAACGACTTCTCATCGAGCAAGGAATTTCGATTGCGAAAGAGTTGTATGTTGGAATCACTCTCGATCGCGCGAAATCTCAAAATGTAGTTATGGCATCGACGGAAGGTGGAGTTGAAATTGAAAAAGTTGCAGCGGAAATGCCCGAAAAAATATTGAAGGAGACGATCAATCCTTCTATCGGTTTCAAAGATTTTCAAGCGCGTAAGCTGTCATTCGGATTGGGATTATCGGGTGACGCGCTAAAAAATGCAGTTAAATTCCTGATGTCACTTTATCGTGCTTATGAAGAAACAGATGCGTCGTTAGCGGAAATAAATCCGTTAGTCATTACTACCGATGGAAACGTGTTAGCGTTAGATGCGAAAATGAACTTTGATGATAACGCACTTTTTCGCCATCCCGATATTCTCGCGATGCGCGACCTTGACGAAGAGGAACCGTTAGAAATCGAAGCATCGAAATATAATCTTAATTACATCAAGCTTGACGGTAATGTGGGATGCATGGTTAACGGTGCCGGGCTTGCCATGGCAACTATGGATATTATCAAGCTCGCAGGCGGTGAACCGGCAAATTTCCTGGATGTCGGAGGTGGCGCCAATGTTGAAACAGTTTCGAACGGTTTTAAAATTATTCTTTCGGATAAAAATGTCAAAGCAGTTCTAATAAACATATTCGGTGGAATTGTACGCTGTGACCGCGTGGCAAATGGTGTCATTGAGGCGGCGAAGCAGGTGAATATTACTTTACCTGTTGTTGTTCGTCTTGACGGAACGAACGCCGAAGAAGCAAGAGAAATACTTGCAAATTCAGGATTGAACTTTGCCGTGGCTACGAGTTTCGAGGATGCGGCACGAAAAGTTACACAAGCAATTCAAAATTAA
- the pruA gene encoding L-glutamate gamma-semialdehyde dehydrogenase — protein sequence MSIPKFKNEPYIDWSKPANRKKQEQAIAKLESQFGKEYPNIIGGEKVFTTTKLNSLNPSDPNQIVGVFQKGTADDALKALDIALKKFEEWRWVPPVKRAQYLFKAAKVMRKRRFEINAAMILEVGKTWPEADGDTAEAIDFLEFYAREMLRYANAKTAVQLPGEKDELQYIPLGVGLVVPPWNFPMAILAGMTTAAVVSGNTVVLKPSSDSPLIGYKFMEVMEETGIPAGVINFVAGPGGAVGDTLVKHPKVRFVSFTGSKEVGIHIYQEAAKVQPGQIWLKRVVAEMGGKDAIIIDSEANLEEAAAGVIVAAYGFQGQKCSACSRAIVDEKVYDKFVQMLKPKAESITVGPSKILSNFMGPVINKGSLEKMLEYIQIAQKEGGRLIAGGDRASGEGYFLRPTIIADVEPTATIAQEEIFGPVLAVIKAKNFDHALEIANNTEFGLTGAVYSKNKKKIERAKKEFHCGNLYLNRKCTGAMVGAHPFGGFNMSGTDSKAGGQDYLGLFTQAKSIATKIK from the coding sequence ATGTCAATCCCAAAATTTAAAAATGAACCATATATCGATTGGTCGAAACCGGCTAACCGGAAAAAACAAGAACAAGCAATAGCAAAACTTGAATCGCAGTTCGGTAAAGAATATCCGAACATAATCGGTGGTGAGAAAGTGTTTACAACTACAAAACTTAATTCTCTCAATCCATCCGATCCGAATCAGATTGTAGGTGTGTTCCAGAAAGGAACTGCGGATGACGCGCTCAAGGCGCTCGATATCGCACTCAAGAAATTTGAAGAGTGGCGATGGGTTCCGCCAGTGAAACGTGCACAATATCTTTTTAAAGCGGCGAAGGTAATGCGCAAGCGTAGATTTGAAATTAATGCCGCGATGATTCTTGAAGTCGGCAAAACCTGGCCCGAAGCGGATGGCGATACCGCCGAGGCGATTGACTTCCTCGAATTCTACGCCCGGGAAATGTTACGCTATGCAAATGCAAAAACAGCAGTTCAACTCCCCGGTGAGAAGGACGAACTTCAGTATATCCCGCTCGGTGTCGGTTTGGTTGTGCCACCATGGAATTTTCCGATGGCTATTCTCGCGGGTATGACGACTGCCGCAGTTGTTTCGGGAAATACGGTTGTGCTAAAACCATCAAGTGATTCTCCGCTTATCGGTTATAAATTTATGGAAGTGATGGAGGAAACCGGAATACCTGCCGGTGTTATTAATTTTGTCGCCGGTCCCGGAGGTGCTGTCGGTGATACTTTAGTGAAACATCCTAAAGTTCGCTTTGTTTCATTCACCGGATCAAAGGAAGTCGGAATTCATATTTATCAGGAAGCAGCGAAGGTTCAACCCGGACAAATCTGGCTGAAGCGTGTTGTCGCAGAGATGGGCGGCAAGGACGCAATTATAATTGACAGCGAGGCGAATCTTGAAGAAGCCGCCGCAGGTGTTATAGTTGCGGCGTACGGATTCCAGGGACAAAAATGTTCCGCATGTTCACGTGCCATCGTTGATGAGAAAGTTTATGATAAATTTGTACAAATGTTGAAGCCGAAAGCTGAGTCAATCACAGTCGGTCCATCAAAAATCTTGAGCAACTTTATGGGTCCCGTCATTAATAAAGGATCATTGGAAAAAATGTTGGAATATATCCAGATTGCTCAGAAAGAAGGGGGACGTTTAATAGCAGGTGGCGATCGTGCATCCGGCGAGGGGTATTTCCTCCGCCCAACAATAATAGCAGATGTTGAACCGACCGCGACTATAGCGCAGGAAGAAATTTTCGGACCTGTGCTTGCAGTTATTAAAGCGAAGAATTTCGATCACGCGCTCGAGATTGCGAATAATACCGAGTTCGGTTTAACCGGCGCGGTTTATTCGAAAAATAAAAAGAAAATTGAGCGTGCAAAAAAGGAATTCCATTGCGGTAATCTGTATCTCAATCGCAAATGCACGGGCGCAATGGTTGGCGCACATCCTTTTGGCGGATTCAATATGAGTGGAACAGATTCAAAAGCAGGCGGACAAGATTATTTGGGGTTGTTCACACAAGCAAAATCGATTGCGACAAAAATTAAATAA